Sequence from the Coturnix japonica isolate 7356 chromosome Z, Coturnix japonica 2.1, whole genome shotgun sequence genome:
TGATCTCTGCTCCAAgtagttcatttttttttttttttcaattgctgttttctgttttttagaATCTTAGAACAATTGCAAGAATAAATGCAGAATGAGAATGCACCCACATGTGCCCTAAATATCTCCTGCATGCTGTGCTAGAGCTTTAAACTCCCCTTCCTTTGTCTATTCTGGTgaacttttatttatatttttgacTGTGAAAAGACACAATTTGAGTGAGGAATACCAATGttcttcaaagaaatacatttctataCAAAGCCTGATCCTGAAAAAGCAAGTTCAGTGAATTTTGGATGCGGTCTGTCTGAAgacagaaatttcttttttaaggtcTCTGTGACCTTCAGGCATGAGGTGAAAACTATGTGGCTCACTCTTACTTTAAAGGgtgaaaagacctccaagatcatctagtccaaccaccaacccatcaccatcatgcccactaaccatgtccctcactgCTACATCTccacgtttcttgaacacctccagggatggtgacttcaccacctccatgggcagcctgtgccactgcatcaccactttCTGAGAATAgatttttcctagtatccaacctgaaacttCCTGGTacagcttgaggccattactTCTCATTCTATCATTAGctacctggaagaagaggccaaccccccaccttgccacaacctcctcttagggagttgtagagagtgataatGCCCCCCCTGAACCTCCTCCAGATTAAAGAATTCCAGTTCCATCAGCTGCTCTCCTTAATACCTGTGCTCCGGACCCTTCtgcagcccttctctggactCACTCCAGGACCCCTGTTGCACTATAGGCTAACAATCCCCTCCCTGCTCTAGCATGCTACAGTATTTTTTGATGGAAGCCAGGATGCAGCTGGCTGCCTTGACCACTTGGGTACTCATGTTCAGCAATCAACTAACATTCCCATATCTTTTCCCTCTGTGTAGCTTTCCATCCAcactgccccaagcctgtagcattgcatAGGGTTGTTGTGTCCAAAGCGTgggacccagcacttggtcttgttgaacctcatacAACTGGACTCAGTCTACTGATTCAGCCTGTCCACATATCTCTGGAGGGCCATCCCACCCTCAGATCAgcacttcctcccagcttggtgccattttcaaacttactgagggtgcactcatTCCTCTCATCCAGATAAGGATTTTAAATAGAGCAGGCCACAGTACTAACCCTTGGGCAGCACCACTTGCAAACAGTCTCCAGCTGGATGTAACTCTATTCACCACCACTCTATtctctgggcccagccctcCAACTTTACCAAGCAAATAATCTACTTGTGAAAGAGCACAAAGATATTGCTTGTACaggcaaagagaaaattagGCAAAAGCCACAGACTGCCTGCTTTTCCAGTAGACTGCAAGGGAAGACAGTCTCAAAGGCTTCACTATAGTCTCCATAGAATACATACACAGGCTTTCCCTTATCTAGTGGGCAGGTCACCATCTCATAGAGATCAAGTTGGCCAAGCAGAACCTGCCTTTAGTGAACTCGTGGTGGCCAGGCCTGAGTCCCTAGTGTTTCACACCTGCTTTGTGATTTCACTCAAGATGAGCTGTTCCATGACATCTCCTTATGAAGAGGTCAAGCTGGCAGGCCTGTAGTTAGCCTGAATCCTCCTTCTGACTCTTCTTGTAGATGGGCATTGCACTGACAAGTCTCCAGTCATCTGGAACCTTCTAGGTTGACCAGGGCTACAGATAAATGATGGAAAGTGATTTGAAGagcacttctgccagctccctcagtgcCACTCGGTGGATCCCTTCTAGCCCCTTGCACTTTAGATGGTCtaggtggaaaaaaacactttttgtaATGCTTTACAGAGACCAGGCTAAGCTCTAGCTGGACTTTTGTCTCCCTGAGTTTCCTGCCCCTTCTATCAAAGGTGGCAtactttttgtggttttttttttttttctttctctccacccCACTTAATACTCATGAGAAGCCCTGCGTTCAGCCAGCCTGATCTTCTTCCCCACTGGCTTGTCTTATAGCACATGGTGATGGCCTTGCAGGTTATGGCATTAGgtgtatttggaaaaaataagtcAGTTGCATTGATGATTTTAGCTGTACAAAGCCTCTGCAGGACACAAGCAGGTAATCACTTCTGGAAACAGCCCAGTCCAATGCAGGACTTAAAGTAAGGTCAAGCTACATCTGCTCCTTGGATGAAGGTGCCACAGACTCTCTTTTAATCCAGttcagtgcttcaccacccaCCCagtaaattgttttgttttttgtttatgtgGAATTTCCCATATACCCATGTGTGCCCTCTACCTCTTGCCTGTCACTGAataccactgagaagagcctgaccacattttatttgctctccttgctgcaggTATTGATACACAGGGCTGAGGTGCCCTTCAGACTTCTGTCCTGCAGGCTACTGGGGACAACGGCACTGTAGTGGCCCCCACCACACTGAGATGCAGCAGCTGAGACTTTAGGCCCACAGAGTTTAGAAAAAGGCCCATAGATTCTGTAGTAGAGTTCTGTAGCTCTATTCCTAATATTCCCACTTGGTCTTTACAGGGTAGAACACACACCATAAACCCCACAGCTaaattgtttgaaataaaatggtttACAGTGCTCAGACAACACGTATTATACAAAGTTACTTGATGCAAGAACAGAAGAGACTCAAGCTTCTATTGCTTTGTCAGATGTAAAAATTTATTTACGCTATTTATCAAATGCTTAAATTCACACAAAAGATGACATTTCCACTTCAGGTTCAATTGTCCATCAGTACTCCTTATACTGGAGCAGCCTTGAGGTTTCCAAGTACAGGTTTTACAAAAGATGGCTTAGAACAGCAGAATCTCAAACAATGGCCAACTTCTGAAGCCTAAAGGTCACTATCCAAAAGGCATTTCTCTGCTAAGCACAACCCACAGATCAGAACAATGGAAGTCCTAAGATTATTGCAATCCCCAGACACTAACCCTACTGCACTCAGAGCATGTAAATCACATTGTCCTGCACTAATAACACCAAACATTATAGCTAGTCTTAAAAATttaccacacacacaaaacacttttttgttttttaagcattaTAACAACTGTGCAtcagaacaaatgcaaaattCATAATCACCCATTTGGCTTGgttttgcaataaaaataatatcagtCACCTGTATGTTATCTTGATCTCATGTACTGTgctcttttcccctcccttctgactaaggaaaaaaaggtattaGATCAGGCAGTTCAATGGTAGCACTGAGGTAGCGTATTTTAATTGAATAGAATAATAGGTCTGCTAATGTGCCTCCTCTTCtttaaagcacacacacacacacaaaaaaaaatcccctgtTTTTCAACTTCTTTGGAGAAGACAAGTGAACAGTTCATTTTTATCAGCCACTCCATTTTAAATTCAAAGCACATAGCATCTCTGGATGGCACATATATAATAACAGCTAGAATGAATGAGAACACATACAGTAACAAGGAACAAGGTCAGTTTTATTAGAACTATAGTtacattttcagctctgtggtACCTATTGCTCCCTATTATGAAATGCATCTTTACAGTCTCTGAAATCTAATTTCAAAGACTAGAATTCTGAAAATGGGCAGCTGTGTCTCAGTTCTTCTAAATGATCTCCCCACTACCTGTAGATAAGGTCAAACAATtgcaacaaaacccaacagaaaTCAAAGACAGTTAATAACTGAAATTGCCAACATggttatattaaaaagaatcaaAAGTTAAGGCAAAATAGATAGCATGAAAGAATGAACTGAGCACACTTTCCACTCAAAATTTAGAGCTGTGATAGCCTTAATCACAGAAGGAGTAGAAGCTCAGCTTCATAACAAACTGAGAACAGGTTTCTcagttctgcctttctgcttaAGAGCTTTAAAAGTCCATCTGTATCCAGTCTTAACAGACAAATTAATTGATGAAGTAATTTTTACAGACTCCTATTGGAGTGAGTAGTAAACAGTGATCCTGAAGAATGGCAGtcattttctgctctgtcaCGCTGCTACACACGGCCTTGTTAAAACTCTGTTGCACAGTACACAATCCCCACCCAGCCCCAGGCTAGGTCTCCGAATCCCCCCTCTCCACCTTTCGTACAGCAAATCAAAAGTTTTACTGCAGTTAAAACTCCTGGAGCACAACTGCAAGCATAACAGGAATTGTTTTTTTAACACCCGGGTTTGAGAAAGTAACTGAACTTACTGCTAAATAAACTCTCAGGAAAACATGtataaagcagaaggaaaatgcaagtaAACTAAGAATGACCAATTCAAGCTGTTTAGAGAGacttaaatgttaatttttcaaGTAATCCAAATAGCACTCCAACACCAGCTATAAAAAATTTAAGGCTTTTATGAACACTCTCTTAAATACAAAAGGAgtattaaacaggaaaaaaaaaaatgtttacagtaaatacaaacatctgaaaaatcTCTGAAACCTGTTTATACAAATAGTAAtaaattctttcatattttgtaCAACTAGAAGGTGCACAGACTGGCATTCAAGCGGTCAATGATGGCAAATGTCTGTCAGACAATAACATGATTTCCTTGTATAACAACACAGTTTAAAATgccataaattaaaaataagttagttcacattttcttcccccagttttTATGTACAGCTTAGTCTTTAATGAGATCTTGTAGCCTTCTTCAGAAGCTCGAGGTCTTTCTGTTGACTCTTGACTGCTCTGGTACAGCCATATTCTTCCAGTTGCAAAGGGATATACTTTTCTATCTGAATTAGCCCATGACCAGCAGGACTGGTAAACAGCTTAATCCAGGATGGCTTAAAGTTTCCTCTGAAGCCCAGAAAGGCCATGCTTCCTGCAACAAATTGTGCAGTGTTACAGGAGCCCATTTATAACACACAGGTCAGCAAGAACGGAACACTCTACCAAAATCcttatattaattatattaactgaacattatattaattaaaaaatgttcagtTATTACTCAATATTAAATTCTCTAAAATCTTCaatttgaaaacagaactaCCACAACAGTTATAAAAACTGTTCCTTCACACAGAACTTACGCTACCACCCAAAAGGGTCGAGAACTGCCCCATGGGGCCCATAAAAAGCGATTATCCCTCAAAATACCAAAGCACATAATTGCAACAGGAAACACTGGACTGGCACAGGAAATTGTTTAGAAGTAGAGTGCATATCCCTCAAATTTGTTACATGAGACACAACATAAAGGCTTTGGAAAATAAGCCCAGGTTTCCTTTATAATCAAGTTACAGAGAACTGCTTGCCACCCATCTGTATGCAATACACTTCATATGTGTTTCCTCTGGGTTACACCAGGCAGACAAAGGGGGAAACCTAAGTGCTatcaaagaaatgcaaaatttcaCCAACCATTGCTCTGAAGGTAAGGCGGTTTGGCTGTCCCCAAGGACTTTAAGGCTTCTGATAAGTTACTAGGAATTTCTACCTTGCCTCTTGTGCTCAGTAGAACTACAGACCtgcaacagaaacagagcagacaCAGCAGTAGTTACAACTGTGAAGTTTTCCTGGTATCCTCCACAATACTTTTACAGTTTGCCATCTTTATAGCCCACTTTCTAATGAGTTTTTATGTTAAAGCTGTACATGGAAATAAGACAACATTCTCTGTAAAGTAGTGTCTAGAAGACCATACAattggaaaaatattaaaaatacacctCCTAAGTTTAACTCAAACcccttttaaataaaaatttccagtggcttttgtatattaaaaaataataattgaacCACTGATCCAAAATTAAAGTACCAGAAAATGGATTTTCCTGAcaccatcttttttttaatgataaaatttTTCACTCTGGATCAAGAGAAAAGTCACTCCTAGCCCAAGTAGGACATCTTGTAGCATAGTCTGTGTCACTGTCTGTAAGTGCTCTTTTTGAAGGCAAAGTCATAAAGAGGCGCTACGACATGAGgttcagtttctttttgaagtGACAGGCAGGCAATATTGGAGAATTTTAGTGAAtggctttgctttccaagcaaagcaaagttACCTGtcatatttctcctttttttttgggggggggggccctcactgcaagaaagacattgaggccctggaacgcgttcagaggagggctacgaagctggtgaggggtctggagcacaggccttatgagaaGCGGCTCCTCATAAAGGAGcgtctgagggagctgggaatgttcaacctggagaagaggaggcacaggggagaccttgttgctctctataacttctTTAAGGAAGtctgtagtgagctgggggttggcctcttctctcatgtaatcagtgatagaactagaggcaatggttccaagctgcggggcaggggagattcaggctggacattaggaaatattacttcttggaaagggtagtcaggcactggaatgcactgcccagggaggtggtggagtcactgaccatgggagtgctcaagaaacatttggatgttgtgttgaaggatatgatttaactgggaattattggtgatggttggactgaatgatcttctaggtcttttccaatctcggtaattctgtgatttttctcaaCTTCAATACacattttgcttgctttctgtaCTGTTACTTAAACTTTATTAGTTAAATTCTTACTACAGAGCAGAACATACTGGAAATAAACAGTCATTACACATACCTTTGTGGAATTCCAGACTTTAAATAGCCACCTACACGCTTAATGTCTACTCcggaaaataaattatttcctgaCACTGTGCCAGTGCAGGCATCAACTACAACAACGAGTATACCATCATCCTTGAAGGAAAACATAGTGTTATTGACCTGtatgggaggagggaaaaaaaatatcatacaTTTACAATGACTTCAACTGCTGTTTGACTGTACTTAGTGAGACTCCTGAACTTGCCCAGAAGCCTTCAATCACCAGCTTCAGTGTGGAGACCAGTCAACATTTGGGAAGATTTACTACCTGTTTTAGGAAGCTAACATTCAGATAATGAACTGTCTGCACTTCTTGTCAATAGCACAGTTAACCATTCACTGTGGATGCATGATTTTGTCCCAGTGCCCCCTTTTGCTCTTACTGCTCTAGATTCAGCAAGATTCCTATAgaatttttcacattttgctgCCTAAGGAACTCAAACGTTTCACTATTTCAACCAAGCTAACACACTGACCTTGCAGAGCATAAATCACTTAAAACTCTGTGGTGTGAGCCTATCTGCAAATGCTATCCTCAGCATCAAATGCAGGTCTGCTTCAGCATCtgaacagaagcaaagcaaacattttacaCAATACcacacagaatcagagaatcatttcagttggaagagacctttaaatgtcatgtagttcaactcccctgctatgaacagggacatctgatggttggactagatgaacttagaagtcttttccaaccttaatgattctatgattctatcatctACAGCTAGGttaggttgctcagagcacTGCTCAGCCTAACCCTGAATGCATCCAGgcacagggcatccaccacatgtcttggcaacctgttccagcactaCTTTCAGACTCACTATGACTGCATCAGAACAACTACTGAAAACTATGGGCTATTTCTTATGTCAGCAAAACTTAATGGCATGAACAATTCATCCTATTAAGCCACCAATCTGTTACATCAAGAATAACTTCAAAAccatacatttaaaacaaaacaaaaacatctgttAGTTGTTTTTTCTGGTtgctcttcccctccccccaaaaaacaaacaaacaaaaactgctaTCACTAAATGTACAACCACACAGGTTTCATCAggaattcaaatattttaagttcttCCTTGCTGGTACAgtcttctctccagcagcaaagGATTTGCAATTAGAAATATAAAAGGAGAAGTTGGgagctttcttttcagagatCAGAAGACAGGTTTCTGACCAATCATTTTCTAAACCATGAACAAACACTTTTTATGCTGGTGAAGAAGAGTGAGCTTAGCATTATGCAGGGCAGTACAATGGTTTCAATACCAAGACctacagggaaagaaagataCAAGAAAACTACAAAGAATactcacagaaataaatgcttgctGATCTCTGCTTAACTCTTTTCTACCAGATAAATTAATCTGCACAAGGAGGTAGTTTTTGTGAGGATCACTGGTGAATACCATCTGGATAACAAACAGAACACTTTAAGTACAGATATGCATATGTCACTGACACTTTACCATGTAATATTTTGCAACAGATAGCTCATACTCCAAAGTAACATGACATAGTATAGTATATCTTATTCCAGtaatttttctcatcttttataGAGAAAACACATGATGCAATTTTAAGTTTATACAATTATGAAAAATccaaaaatgaagagaaggtTGGCCAACAGTATGCCTTGAACTACAGATCTCTGCAGGAAAGTTTTCCTGCATGGTACACAGTTGATGGAGTAGCTCTACTTATGTCATGCCTTCTCTATCACATGTATAGCAGGAGGCAAAGCACAAATATGGAgcagtgtttttccttcatgcTACAAGAGTCCCCCTGTCTTCTTGAGCACAGAAAACATGAGTACTGCAAATTGGTAGGTGTTGTATTCCGTGTTGACAAACTGAAACTATGCCTTTAACACAAGTAGTATGAAACACCAACAAGATGGATGAGAAAagtttttgcctgttttcttttacctGAGTTGTGCCACACTTTGTGCATGGTACAGTAGTTTTTACTGGCATTTGCTTTATGACAGCTGGTCCTTGGTAGTACTTTGGGTAAGCTTTTGCTATGCAGTTACTGACCCCTTTTGCTGAATCTTTGGTCACAATCTTGATCCTTTCACATCCCTGAGATGAGCAATAACTGTGACCATCCCTATTGTATTTGgcttgaagaaataaaaacagtaatctgtgcacacaaaaagaaaaaagggaagggaggtgAGAGACTGAGAATATAAATTGATTACAAGGAAGATAAGTATTTATGTTAAACCTTAGCAGCTACATTTCATGATTTTCAGAAGTAGAAAACTACGGTACTGACTTCTGTAATTGTTCAAACTTCTTCTAAGTATTTAGAGCTTACTAGAATTGTGAAGTTCCTACTGCCATTTCTGAAGTCTCTAACAGTTAAATGAGATGTTGCTATGAATGCATatgttctgaagaaaaaaaaaaaaaacaacaaaaaacagccacTCCTCAAAACAGAGGCAGGAAGCTAGGAAACAATAAGACAAAAGTGTAGAGCATAAATGTTTTCCATAACTGTAGATCTTTAGAGATACCAACAGTAACTGTTTGGATATTCAGCTGTATTTACCAGCACTGGACAAAGCAGCTACACTGCTGCACATTGAACAAATGCCTGGAAATGTAATTTAGGGTGTTACCAATGCAAAGGGGCCAATAATTTGTCTATTATATATTTAACTGTTATCACTGGTAACTAATGTTATCATTGTAGCTCTTAGACAAAGGAAACATAAACAATCTTTAGAAAGCTACAGTCATCTGCCCATTTTCCAGATAAGGAAATACATTCTCACattaatcatttatttccacattaaataacaaaattctAACACACACAAGTGATGTATGTAGGACTTAACTGCAGTAAATGTTGACCATACCTTAAACCTCTCAAAAGGATCTCACTAGCCTCTGTTAGGAAAACTTTTGAAATAGAAGCTAGGAGTTTTAAATACTATCCACAATTTTCAGGAATATATAATTCACAAAACAGTCTTGTCACAGAGACGTTCTCAGAAGTTTAACAAGAATatacagatgttttctgaagatGGGAATTAACTTCCTGCAAGACACCTCTCTGCAACACTGCAGATATCACCTTTTCCCCGGATGTGGGATAGGGAATATCTGTATAACTGCAGTATTCTTGAGAATGTATTCCCATAACCAGTAGTGCATTTTATAGGTTCAGAGTCACATACAATATTCTTTCAAAGAGACTTTGGACTCCTTTTTAACAGCTTTCCTCTAGCACAAGTGTCTCAATCAGTTCTTTTCACTGCTATCATGCTGTCTATTATCATGTTAAAATCTTTTATCAGAGTCAAGTTATAAGGGATTACCCAGTACTGTTgtcaaaataaaacttcttgTCTGATCGATTCTTTTCAAGCTCCAGCATTGAAGATACAGGCACGTAGCGTTCTACCTTGCTTGACAGAGCAGATGACTTCCTTTGAAAGGTTTCCAAAACTATAGTAAAATCAGTATTTGGTTGATAACAAAGACCAACACGAATCCAGTCAttcctgaaaagaaattcagatgaTAATGAGCAGCACACAGGTCACTCCAAAAACATAACAGGAACACAAGAAGTTCCTAATCCTTCTTCCACACTTTCTTTCACTAATTGTGACAGTAACTAGTATatctttagaaaacatttcattttatgcttcAGACATTTAACTAGTTTATCTAACAATAAGATCGAGTACCGCAAACTATGCAGTTCCAATTTTGCCAGACTTCACTTTTGggtatattttcttctccaaatgaTTTCTGTTAAAGACACTGCACTAAATATTAACTTGATTTTAAGTACGTGTTTATTGATTCATCTCCTGCTTTTCATACTTCagtatttgtaattaaaataaaaaataaagaaataaaagcaaaaattcatTCTCACTGACACCTACAAGTCTCAGCTCACTAATTCTGCAGGACCTCATTGTTACCTTATGGTTCAAtgatatgaaagaaagaaaacgcACTTATTGAAGTTGATGAGGTAAAGATATGTGACATTTGGTGCTTTTCCATTCCAATGAATTGTGTAGCCCTTCTGAAGCATCACTACTGGCTGGTACTGCTGAAAGACAGCTCTCTGATTAATACCTCTAAGAACCATGGGATTGGATGGGTACTCATCTCGTACAATAGTCATGGAAAGATTCTGTCCATTCCATGTTTGAACATAGACCTATACAATatgaaggaagaggaaagatttGTAATCTTTAATCAGTACAACAttaaatgaaacagcaaaagacAGGCTGTATATAACTGcaacagaactgctgcagaactgctgtgatCTTGAGGTTtgtaaatatttcacagaatcatagaatagtaggtgtttggaagggacctctggtgatcatctagttcaaccccACTGTTTCCCTATAGTAGATTTCTTCTAAAAAGGATCCATATTTTGCCTGTCTTGCCCAGCATCAGAACAGTACTTGACCAGTCTCATAAAGAACAGGAATCAGACCTATATGATATTTCTATTCAGAAGATGTGTTCCAATAAGAAAAAGGTAACAACAACAACTAGTAAACCTTAAAACCCTGCCtgtgaacaaaataaaaaactccagcaaaagaaaatggctCTGATACAAAACAGATAGGAGTTCAAAATGGAATTCCTGGCATATATATTCCCAACTTGCTTTTTATCTTGCAACAAGTATTACATAATCCAGTTTGCATCCCGAATAAAATGTTGCATacaaaaatagctgaaaattgTAATTTACgcttaaaagtattttaaaaactcCTTTCTTCCACACATTTTGTTCACATTGTAGATGTGTCTCAAATAGAAGTCAGAGTACTAGCCTGTGCATAGGTCCCACTGCAGATCACTCCATTCCATTCTGTATAGTTAATGCATTTGGGGTGTTGAATCAAGTAGTTATCCATTCTGCCCACATATGTATCTTTGTAATCAGTCACTGAACCATCTAGATCATGGAATATTGAGGTCTTGTCACCATCCAGATCTACTTCTTCAAACCAGGGACCAGGTTTTCCAAAGAAGGCTTTCAGAGAAACCTGTCAACAGCAatcaaaatacatacatatttctttttccacaggtGACGTACTAATATGCTCAATCCtgcaaaaaatgaaggaatttgaGAAGGGTTGATCTAAGATACCTGTGGCAAGAGCAATGCAATCTTGCATAGtagacattttgtttttcagtagtaGGCTCAGGAAAGCTCTTGCTTTTGTGTTAATATGTCATAACTGCAACTGAAAATTCATTATCAAAGATACACCAGACCTtacaaaatctcttttcaaTTTTATTCATTGGTCAAAAAAAGAGATCATTGATGCAACTTATGCtagatattatttttcttgtctgggAGACAAAGAATGTCAAATGGTCTCCACACAAGTCAAACTGTGGAGTAGGGctgcatgcaaaaaaataacatcttttccATAGGGGCCTTTGgaagattatttaaaataaataaacaagaaaactaATATACTCCCAATGGCAAAATAAAACTTACATTTGGACCAAACTTCACAAGAGAAATGTTGTTTCTTGGTGTCATCTGCCAAGGATTTTTCATCAAGAAGCCAATTGCACTGGTAAATCTGTCTGGAGTTGGCACAAAGTTCCTGAACGTGCACTTAGTAAGGTGAATAGGCCCATCGTAAATTTGAAAACCTCTAATGGGAAATGTCCtgttaataaaagcaaacatttacaGCACCCTGTAACAAAAATCATAACAAGCCTACACCTGAACATACATTGCTAAGGAACTAGTTCCTTCACTCACAATGTACTTACCGATTTCTAGGTAGTGT
This genomic interval carries:
- the CEMIP2 gene encoding cell surface hyaluronidase isoform X3; this translates as MDFMVTPRLVTEKPQYPHIGEVIDGVDMRAEVGVLTRNILIKGETENTCYREKECQFFNYDTFGGHIKILKNFTSVHLSYVELKQMGQQQIGSYPVHFHLCGDVDEKGGYSSKTYLDGLSIHHCFSRCVTIHATNGLLIKDTIGYDTLGHCFFIEDGIEQRNTLFHNLGLVTKPGTILPTDRNSTMCTGIRDKVYGSYVPVPATDCMAVSTFWISHPNNHLISNAAAGSQDAGIWYLFHKVATGDSHSLGIETKSELTPLGIFYNNRVHSNFKAGLFIDKGVKTTNASADDPREYLCLDNNARFRPHQDADPEKPRVAALIDGLISFKNNDHGAWVRGGDILIQNSGFADNGIGLTFASDGSFPNDEGASQVVSESLFIGESKNYGFHGGQNKYSGSGGIDSKVRTLPRNRTFPIRGFQIYDGPIHLTKCTFRNFVPTPDRFTSAIGFLMKNPWQMTPRNNISLVKFGPNVSLKAFFGKPGPWFEEVDLDGDKTSIFHDLDGSVTDYKDTYVGRMDNYLIQHPKCINYTEWNGVICSGTYAQVYVQTWNGQNLSMTIVRDEYPSNPMVLRGINQRAVFQQYQPVVMLQKGYTIHWNGKAPNVTYLYLINFNKNDWIRVGLCYQPNTDFTIVLETFQRKSSALSSKVERYVPVSSMLELEKNRSDKKFYFDNSTGLLFLFLQAKYNRDGHSYCSSQGCERIKIVTKDSAKGVSNCIAKAYPKYYQGPAVIKQMPVKTTVPCTKCGTTQMVFTSDPHKNYLLVQINLSGRKELSRDQQAFISVNNTMFSFKDDGILVVVVDACTGTVSGNNLFSGVDIKRVGGYLKSGIPQRSVVLLSTRGKVEIPSNLSEALKSLGTAKPPYLQSNGSMAFLGFRGNFKPSWIKLFTSPAGHGLIQIEKYIPLQLEEYGCTRAVKSQQKDLELLKKATRSH